AtcatctagcccaccaccttatgGAGCTAGCCGAAAGACCCCTAAGCGTTTCTCTAATTCATTGGTATTCAGCTGAATAACCATGAATTCTAGACACAAATCTAATACTTATTGCCCATAATGCATATGCACAACCATAATCTAGCTAGATCTATGATACTATTTATATCTAACAATTTAATTCCACCCCTTTCTAGTTGTCCCCAGCCCACAAAATCAGTAAGCCCGTTCCTTTCTTTGCAATTAATGCTGATTGAATTATCTTCTTCACATATCGGCTTTCACAGTTAATGAGCAATTAGTTAAGACATAGTTATCTCTCTAAGTTTATATGCATCTAGTATATATTAGCAACAGAGCTTAGTTGCAGCTTCACCCacccaattgttttttttctatattttgctATGTAATTGATGTCCATTTTCATGTATGATGAAGTTATATTCAACGGCCAATTTCATATTTGCCACTAGTTGACCAGGTATTGCGAACCTGTCATTAAGGGTGCGTTTGGTTGCAAGGATGGGGTGGGATGGGATGGAACGAACCCACTTTtggggttgtttggttgaggggtgagtgggatgggttggtccctggagaggaatattcctctcagatcTAGGACCAACCGATCCGGGAAATTCTGGcggacgaactcgtcccagttgGGACGAGCGAACGGCGTGACGACGCCTTGCTTGTGCACTCGCCCTGCTCGAGCTCGGGGCCGGCCTGCACGCTCACCATACTCGCCATCAGGAGCAGCGGTAGACACCGGCGGGCTCGGCGATGTCGACGGCGACCGCGGGCGAGCTCGGCGACGATGGTGGCCGTGGtgggctcgacgacggcggcaaccACGGGGGGCTCGGCTCGACGGCCGCgggggctcggcgacggcgaccgcgggaggctcgacgacggcgaccgcggggggctcgacgacgacgaccacgaccgCGGCCACGGGTGCTCGGCGACGGCAACCACGGGGGGCTCGGCTAGGCGACCGCGGGGGGCTCGGCAATGGCGACTGCGGGAGGCTCAACAACGGCGACCGCGGGGGGGCTAGATGACGGCGACCACGGGGGGCTCGATGACGGTGGCCACGGGGGCTCGGTGACGGCGACCGCTGGGGGCTCGGCTCGGTGACCGCGGGGGGCTGGACGACGGCGACCGCAGGGGgctcagcgacggcgacggcggatccagtggtggggagggcggtggaggtggaTCCGCATCCTCtgcctgctcgccgccggcatgCTCCTTCGCCCACCCAACACAGTGATAGCAAACGGCTGACGGTGATAGCAAACGGCGCCCATCCCATTTCTACCTCATtccttcaaccaaacaaaagaATTGGGATTGTCCCATCCTACAAACCAAACAAGTAAATGGAATCATCCCAACTAAATCAGGAATGGtttcatcccatcccacctagtcccaaaaccaaacacatgctaaGAAAATGCTATTACATACTTGCCATAAAAACGGTTGGAGCCCAACATATCTGCCACCAAAAAGGTTGGAATCCAACATATCTGCCATTAGATTCTAAGGCTTGAAATAACACCGTTAGGAGTTGAGTTCTCATCCAAATCAGGACAAGGATGTCCCTGCCCACGAAATTGCAGGATTAACGTTCTTTGGCATCAATATACAAGAAAAATATCAACATGATAGCAACAAGAATACAGTCAATTATCAATGCTGCTAGCTGTCGCTACCTCCCAAGCCACGTGCTGTTGCTGTCGCCAAAACCTATAAATGCGTCTTTAGTACTGGTTGATAACATCAACTCGTGCTAAATATACTTTTAGTACTGATACCTTCAGAGTTAGTTCATAAGAAAAACATCTCTATTCAAGTTAGATATGTGGAGTAGGTGGGATGATAATGCGCGTGAAAACTGAGGTGAGAAATCTTGAGTTTGAACCTCAcattcccaatttttttttacttagtaTGCATCTTTAGTACCGATTCCTTCAACCGGTACTTAAAAATCAAGAACTTTCGTCTTAGTTTACTTGTCTCATTTACTACAACCGGTACGAAAGAGGATTTAGAACCGgcactaaagatcatttttttaCTAGTGTGTCGATCTCACAAAAATCGATCTCCATGAGTTCTCTCATTGCCGTCTCTAGATCTAAGTTCATTACAACCTTTTTTTAAGTTGATTTACTCTTTGATTTGAAATGGATCAGAGAATTTGGGAATTTAGGATTGCTgcaaggagaggggaggggatcggTTCTTGCTTCGTATGCAGTAAGTCGGGAGAGAGGGGCAGGGAGGAGATAATTTTAGTCAAGGGCAAATCAGTCTTATTATGTTGCCTTGTTTCTTCGCTTAGTTTTATGAAGTAATTTTTGTTCTTTTAGTTACACTAGTTTAAATGGTAATGGCAAAGAGAAGCACCTCAAACCAACTTCAGTGGCAAATTTACAattcgtgttttttttaatgtttgtaCAGAGTTAGGGGTGAAAGTAGTGATATATTTGTAATTCTTCCTACATTCAATTTCTAGTAGTTTCTTCATGGTTTGTGAGTTTTCTTCCTTCGTTagtaaaaattgaaaataactTTGCTACATAAAGCTAGCAAACCTATGCTATACAATATTCCCAACTTCCGAAATTCTTGGGTACTTTTCAATCATACTTAAATCAATAGGTTCAACACAAAAATTCATCAACTGAATAAAAACAGTTTGATGCCAATTATTTCAAATCAAAGAAAGTTCAATCCATACAAGTTGAAGTAACAGTGATGTATAATTGTGCATTGCACCGTCAATGTATCGGTCAGTATCATTATATCTAAAAAAGCTACTTTAGAATTATGAATACCCATCCTACAAATCCTAGATCTGTCACTGCCATCAGTAAACCGCGCTTACCATGGAGGCTCGGGAAGGGCAACTAGCATAATGATTTAGCAAATTTCACCCGAATccaaatttgagaaaaaaatataaaactcaTGGAAGCGGTACTTGAATTGTATAACTAGTTAAACCCTATATCTATATCCAAGCCCTGAACGAGTGGTTCGGGTGCATAGATATCTAAATCGAACGGCTGAAGATGGTGACAGCCGGATCTGCAGCGAATTATAAACAAACAGTTTTAAGTTTCCAAATAAAATTGTAAAGGAATAAGTTCGCTTTAGTTCCCTCATATTAACATCGAGTTTGAATTACATTCTTGAACCACAATATCATATATAATGTGCACCTCATCTTTCGAAACTGGTATAAATATAGTCCCAAGGTAGTATTGTAGATTGTTTTGGCTAATGGGGTGCTAACATGGCACCTAAATCaaaacaaataataaaaaaccTTATGAGCTCCACATAATAGTGAAAACAACATTTTCTTCCTCCTTTActctcctctcttccccatCTCTATCCAAATCTCCAGTGTGCGACCAAGAGAAAGGCGACCGACAGGGAGAAGGGTGCATGACAACCAACAGAGAGGAGCTGGGTGGCAGCAGCCGTGTCACCAAGCTCGACCCGCAGGGAGGTCCAGGGATCTCCTCTCTCGCCTCACCGCCACGGgcctcctccgctcccgccgcccgtcCTCCGTGGAGTCACCATCTACTACATTTTTGTGAGGAGGCAGGAGGCATGCACAGTGTCACCGTCCTTACTCTGTATCCCTGACGCTGCCATGACCTAATCGAACCAGCCCTGGTCGAACCTCTCCCATGTCCACTTGGGGTACCACTCCTGGCTCTCCATCGGGTGCTAGGTCTCGAGGTCGCACCACCACTCGAGGATCTCGAACACCAACATGCTGAATAGCTGAAGCTGTACACGTTGCACTTATGTGTCACTGGCAACAATAGCTACAGCTCTAGCGCCACGTAGCCCCGCGTGCCCCGCACGCCGGTCATCGTCAGGTGGGTATTGTCACGGTTGCAGAGCTTGGCAAGCCTTGATGTTAGCACCCTTTGCTCCAATTCAAATAGCAAACATATATGCTTCAACACTCAAATATTTGGAGGAACAAAAGAAGAAATGGGGGATACAAGTTGCTAGTAAcacaggaaggaggaggaggaggaagaagagaagtaGATCAACGAGGGATGCCCACCGGCCGCCcaggtcaccgccgccgccgtgagcctCAGCTCGCCAAATTGATCAATCGATGCCCCCATGTTTTCTGTTGCTGCTCATATATGCTGGTAGTGGTGCTTGCTTGGGCCTGGGCTGGAACATGACTAACCGAGCCCATGGTGCAGCCTAGTAGAGGCCCTGACAATCCCCTCTTCTTAAAATTTGGCTTGTCCCCAAGCCAATGAAAGAAACCTCTTGGATCCCATGGTACCTTTAGTCCTTTAGGCTGCAAAAACTTTGCTTCCAGCAGATAACTAATTGTTGATATAAAAGCTGCATTCCTTGGTAAAATCTGAATTTGCTCTGtgataagataaaaaaaaatgcatgtttgATAGATTGCAGAGGCTCTGAAATCACCATCTTAGTCTGAAAGCTTGCCCAATGGTTGCCACTGAAATCTTCATCTTGTTTCTTGACTACCAAAcgatttctagcctccacatcCCAAATTAAGTTGGCAGCTATTGATTTAATCACCTGGAGCATGGAAATTGATTCACATATAGAGAGCTTGAGTGTGCGCCTATATCCTTGTGCAACTCTTCTATGGTACAGTAGAGCTGCAGCATTAAGGAACTGAAGCAGAACCCCGCCAGAGTCCAAATGCACCTCCAAGTTCCATGTCAGATCAAACCGAACCATTATGTCTGAACACTGGGACAAGCTTAATGACTTGATATGCTCTTGCTTAGTGAAGGAAAGGGCATTTGGAATAGAGTGAACTTGTAGCTTGGATAGCAATGACCTCAAAGATCCATCATGAATTAATGCTTTTGGGTTAATACACATCTTCCCAGGACTTGCACCTTCAAATATACATTGCAGCTCTTTGTTGCTCAACTGTCTTTCCTTCATAATACGAGCAAGTTCTTTAGATATAATACGAGCAAGTTCCATAGATTGGCTATTCATATGATGCCCCTGCATTGCAAGACCATAGACCTCTCTTCCCTCCATCCCCCATGCCAAAGAACTTACTAGACTTGGTGGAGGCCATGGTTTCAACCCAGCCATCTCCTGTGTTAAAATCACGGTTCCAATGACTAAAACTCCAATATCAAAAGGCTCCCATGCCAGGAAGCTTACTCCAGCCGGTGGTGGCCATGGGGGCATCAATGGTAAACCTTCCAAATATAATTTGGATCCTGGCCAATGCAAAGGTTGCAACTCCCATCGTCTAATCACTCCACCCAACCAAGAAGGTGGCCATGAATTTCTCTTAGCATTCCCCATTAGCAGCTTCTTGTCTTTGggacatttcatcgaacacccaGTGGGCAGCAATGGAATAAGATCCATTTCAGCCATCAACCATGGCGAGAAGACTTTGGATGATGCATCAGGTACTAGAACGCCCTCGGGCACACCCATCATGGTCCGACACGTGACCCTGGTATGGTCTGCGCCACCCTTGACATCAAGGCCAACCGTCGAACAGCTGGCGGGCATCACCTTGGTACTATCAAGGGTGTCGATGTGGGTGTCGTCGGTGGTGCTGCCAGTAGCTACCATCTCCATTGATGACTCCACAGAAGTGGCACAAGTAACCACAACAGCCACAGTGAGATCAGGCTTGGTGTCGGAGCTAGAACATATCATCGAACACATAGTGGGCGTGAACTCAGGAAGGTCCTTGATGACAATGAAGGGCATGTGATCCTTGCCCTCACCATCCTCATGCTCCAGGATGACAGTCGGAGCAGTCCCCTCGTTGATGTAGATGGATCTCGATATTGTGCTCGAGCTACTATCATTGGGGCATTCCATCAAACAGTTGGTGTGCACTGGAAGGGGTGGTGCCATTGGTGTTGGAGATGATGCACCCTTGAGGATGACGGTGATTGCCCTGATGGCAGCAATCATTTCCTCGGAAACCTTGCTCCTACGAACCTTTATCTTCTCCAACTTTTGAAATATCTAATTGATCTTCTCCTCTTGCATGCGCATGGCCTCCATTTGTTCAAACTTCTCCAATATCCGATCTAGAGCTTTGTCTAGCCATTTCTCCTTTTTGTTCACGGTAGAATTGATGGGGACAGGCTTAGATATCCTCTGATTTTCCTTGGGCATCTCAGATTGGCTAGGCATTCCATCGAACAGGTTGTGGGTGTCGGTGTCATGAGCAGCACCCTTGCCCAAATCTAACAACCACTTGCATGGGGCGTTGCTGCAGTACTCTCCCATCAACTCCATGCTAGAAATCCCATGAATCgacagctctgataccaaattgtTAGCACCCTTTGCTCCAATTCAAATAGCAACCATATATGCTTCAACACTCAAATATTTGGAGGAACAAAAGAAGAAATGGGGGATACAAGTTTCTAGTAACAcagaaaggaggaggaggaggaagaagagaagtaGATCGACAAGGGATGCCCACCGGCCGCccaggtcgccgtcgtcgccgtgagCCTCAGCTCGCCAAATTGATCAATCGATGCCCCCATGTTTTCTGTTGCTGCTCATATATGCTGGTAGTGCTGCTTGCTTAGGCCTAGGCTGGAACATGACTAACCGAGCCCATGGTGCAGCCCAGTAGAGGCCCGACACTTGGGCACGTAGTACATCGGCAATGAGCAGCACCTTGCGCAACTTGATGTTGTAATGCATGATCCAGTGCTGGAACTCCTCGTGCAGGTACCTCACTGGCCTTGCACAccatgccaccgccgctgccatgCTCGAACATGACGCAGTCAAGCGAGCCGTTCTCGAGGTACTTGTAAACAAGTGCCTTGGTGGTGGTGCCTTGATGTGGTAATATAGCTGCTCCTCGGTGCGGCGGTCCAGTGTGCGGTGCAGGGTCTTGACAGCCACCTGTACACCGTTGGAAAACTTGCCGTAGTACACCATGCCGAAGCCGCTGCCACCAAGCTACTACGCTCCGCGTAGCCCCCGGTGAACTTGCGCAGATTCTCCGGCGTGAACCAGGCGGGCTTCTCCCGGAGTATGTCATCCAGGAAGGGTTCCACCCAGggtttaaactttcaatttcagGGGAAATTTCGGTGATTTCGGTGAAATTTTCAGGATTTTTGGCACTTTTCAGACCAAAATGTTATGAAATTTTGACATATTTtgactaaatttgaataaatttgaccaagttaAACAAAAATTTGATAAAACCCAAAAATTTCGGTCGATATATTGATTTGCCGGTGGGGtctgaaatttccaaaatttcgaACCAAAATTGCAATCACTGGGTCCACCGACCCCATCTCAACGCGGACATTGTGATGATAATGAGGCGCTGTGACCGCGGCCATGCTGTTGTGCGCCGCTCGTTCGTAGCGACACTGCCCTTCTCCCCTCTGATTCCGCACGCTGGAGACTTGAACAGagatgaggaagagaggggacatgaggagagagagaggaggaagatgttTCACTGACATGTGAGGCCCACAAGGTTTTTCATCATTTATTTTTGCTTCCCGTGCTACGTCAGTCAAAATAGCCTACAATACTGCCTTGGAACTATATTTGTACCAGTTTTAAAAGAAAAGGGACACGTTATATCTGGCATTGCGGTTGAAGAATGTAATTCAAACTCAACGTGAATTATCAGGGAcctaagtgaacttattccaattgTAAACcagtttcatttttattttttctagatGGGCCTTCACGGCTACTTACTCGCCGGTTACTTGCAGCGGCCCATCATGGCATCATGGCCCAGAGCAGCCAAGCCCAGAAGCAGCCCAGAGCCGCAGATGCAGCAAGTCCCTACTCCCTAGTCGCCGGCTGCTCGCGGCCATTGACGGCGATTGGCGAAgtagtcgtcgtcgccggtggcggtggcggccggccgGGTCTCTGGCGGACGGCGCAGCGACGTCATCCGGCCGGGTTTGACCACGACGCCGCGTCTCGATCGAGAAAACAACGGAGGTGGGGATGAGGGAATCCGACCGGGATCCCCGAGCATATTCCGCTCCCGGTCCACGCCCCGCCTGCAATCATCTCCATTTCGTTACTAGTTTACTAATACTATACGTGTGTATTTATACGCTtgattcttttatttatttttctttgcctCACCTGCCATGATCTGCATGATGTCATACTGGTATAATATTCTGAATATACCATACGTGTTCCAGTGTCAGAAATTAAGCTTAATTTGATTTAGCTGTTCCCTTTGCTGGTAACTAATTAGCCGCTGTGTGAATGATTAGTAGGATTCGGATACAGCGAGCATGTATAATGTATATGTTGTCTGAACTTTGCTGTCACAGTGCGTTGGTGTCTTCCTGAAGAgatcatatatacatatatgtatatgtatgttgaTTCTGCTGTGTGTGAATGATGTGGCCTACTGGCGTGTTCTGTTCCCTGACAGGTTAAATCTCATatccatatatatacatatactctctccgtttcaaaatgtttgacaccgttgactttttaaatacgtgtttgaccattcgtcttattcaaaaaatttaagtaattatttattctttttatatcatttgattcattgttaaatatactttcatgtacacatatagttttacatatttcacaacttttttttaataagacgaacagtcaaacatatgctaaaaagtcaacggtgtcgaATAttttgaaaggagggagtatgtaataatgtaaatgtGCATAAATACAAGAAGCATGTCTTTGTACAGTCGCTGTTGCGTCGAGTTCAGGAAACCGAGCTCAgccccatccatccatctattcGGTTATCTCTCTCAAAATTTAAACACACCCacctacatatatatacattagTAGTACTACATTATATTAactttgttactccctccgtccctagaTATTTGACCGCTGTCggcttttttaaacatgtttgactgttcgtcttatttaaaaaacttaagtaattattaattcgtttcctatcatttgattcattgttaaatatagttttacatatttcacaaaagtttttgaataatatgaacggtcaaacatatttaaaaaagccaacggtgtcaaatatttagggacggagagagtatatccGAAAACAGGATATTTTTTCGCATATACGAGAACGTGGAATTAATTACAAGCACATGAAATAATCGTACCAAATGAATACAATTATTATAGTAcccgcgaaaaaaaaaaagtcaaatttgaaacgcGCACACAAACACATCCTCTACACCTTCGCCACAGCATGCAGTGTCATATCATAATTCATACATAACCCaacacctcctctcctcccctcccttcgtCTTCATTTGCTGCGTCGCCGTACGTCGTCTCGCTCGCTCCTCCACATGGCCGAGGAGTCtcgggaagaaggcggcggcggcggcgtcgtggaggacggcgacgaagcCGGTGGACGGCCGGGGaaggacggcggcagcggcggcgccggcagggGGAGAGATGGGAACAATGGCATCAGCACGTGGGAGATCGAGGAGATGGAGGATGAGGCAGGGCCGGCGTCGCTggctcctcctgccgccgccgccgccgccgacgtgtaCGTGGCGGTGGGGAAGGGCGGGTCAAGCATGGAGGCGCTGTCGTGGGCGCTGCGGCGGCTGGCCTCGCCGCGGAGCTTCGTCTACCTCGTGCACGTCTTCCCCGTCGTCATCAGCATCCCCACCGGATGTAAGCACACACCCCTCTCTGTCCATACTCTTAATTTGACCAACAGCTAATTGAAACATGTTTCCATTTATACATTTGCCTCAAGAAAATCTGGCACATGTGTTTCTGAGATGGAACTAGTGATTACTACTTAATTTATTGGATCATTAATTAGAAATACAAACTTCCTATACATGTATGGTATATTTGTCTAAGGCCTAGCTCATACACTTGTTGACTGTGATTATGAAGCTGCTTTGATCGTCTTCTTGAGCTAGCTGGATTAGAACAAGGGTGTTTTAGTATTGCATATGGAAAATTAGAGACTATTGATCAAAGAGTAAATTAAAACGGTTAATTCGAAGGACTGTTCTTGTGTTTCAGTTGGTAAGATCACAATTGGGTCCCAGCAATCTTTGGTTGGAGATTGGCCTGCAGCATTGTTGAAATCAAGGTCAAGTTCTTGGACTAGCTTAGGGGGTGATTTGTCTTTGACTGAATTTTTCAAAGCTGGCATTGTCACAAGCTGTAGTTCCATTCTAGCTTTGTTGGCATCCTGCCGTCCTACGTTAGGCATATTTTGCCCCATCGCAAACCTTGCAGCAAAAAAGCTCTAGAGCTGATGTTGACTGCATGGAGAATTGGAGATAGAAACAATACCACCCATGTGGTGTTTGGTTTAGGTGTCCATGCTAATTCTAGAGTGATCAACTTTCCAAAAATTCTAGAATGATCACCAACCAAGGCATGTATGAATAGGAagagatatatatatcatgTCCACAAAAGTTTCACGTTAACAGATGttacaaaaaattctaggaaaaaaattgaacatgTACTTCCAATAGTATTGCACGTATATATAAAGTATCAACTTCAAAttcattactccctccgttttataatattataagtcgcttagaatttttctttctaatacgaaatatatttaaaatataacaacattctaataaaaataagcatattatcaaaatatattcaatgttatatttaatgaaaatgatttggagttatatatattgctaaatttttctataaacttagtcaaacataAAAAGGTTTGACTAAAaaatcaaagcgacttataatatgaaatagagagagtatattttagccataatagaaaaggaaaaatattatatatttaagaGTATAAATGTGTCAGAAATTTgtccttttttctctctctctaagtataatgaatttgaagttAGGTGTGATACTATTGGAAGTgcatgtacatttttttttagaattttcggTGATATTTATTAGTTAGTGTGCACGGGACACTTGTGTGTACCATGTTCGGATAGACAGAATAACCCTTTTTCAGAACAAGGGTAGTGGAAGCGAGCCTACAATTCTAGTTGATTCAGAGGAGTTACACCTAGTTCCTTCTCTATAtgggtaattttaccatccatAAGAAAATACCGGGAGGTAATatattttctagtataaaacCCGTTACCTTCAGCTAttagatattttagtatgaAATTTAGTACCTATGGCTACTTTCTCatcaaggaccgtaaaatttctCTAGATAATGTAAGGGCTTGTTCTTTATGGGTGATGTATAGAATTAAGTGTATGGAAATTATTCGAGAATATAAatgaatgaattaaatattaaaatattgaaTTGTTGGTTTTCAAAAAGTTTTCTAAGAAATGCCCATAATTAAAGTTTTTACAAATAAAGTATGGTTTTGAAGCTTACGAAGTGTGCCGTATCATCTACAATCTGTAAGCTGGAAAGAACACGACCCTTATGCGAGAAAGAACTATATTTGTTTTTGTCGATGCATCTACAGTTAAGGGATAATGGCCCATCAGTGGTATATTTCTAAAACCCACGTTTAATTTTTCGATTTGACAAAACCAATTATAATTTGCTCGGTCAGGTACAAAAGTACATCCCATCACGAATTTTGCTTCATGTGATTCCGCATTAATTTTATTCTCTGTTCTCAACTCCATATACGTGGAGTATATTGGATGGCAAACAGTAGAGTAGACTAGTAGTTCGAGTGTTATAGGTCTCTGAGATGCCGGCGTGAGCAGGGCGAGTACTTTGTTACACTTCCACTGAAATGTGAACAGACCAGTACAGTGAGATTCCGTTCtcgtagcttttttttttttctttgacacTCGCACAGCAATTCATCGTTGATTGCTGAATGATGCAGACAGGCCATTCTTTGGCATGGCCAGATAGGGGAGCTGAGAAGGACGACTGCCTAGAGCTTAGGAAAACCCAGGGCTTTCTGGTATATGCAGAGATATATACTGTTGTATAACTCTCATTTTAGGCTAGCTGAGCAATATAGATAACTCACCATACAGTAAAAAATGTTAAGAGCAAATCATCAGTACATAACTCTGAAGAAACCGTTCGGTTTTTCTGGAGGGATAGGGCGCGCAGGATCTATATTTAAAGTCTTTTCATTTGGACATCATAGTCATGGTTGAGTCTAGGATTTATGTTTCCTTCTAGCTTGAGTCGTTGTTAAATATTAGGCTGCGTTTAAAtccaggggtgaaaagttttggcgtgtcacatcagatatacagacacacatttgaagtattaaacgtagactaataacaaaacaaattacagataaactgcgagatgaatttattaagcctaattattccatcattagcaaatatatttactatagcaccacattgtcaaatcatggacatctcgcaatttacatgcaatttatgtaattagttattttttcgcttatatttaatacttcatgcatgtctCAATACATTcaatgtgatagggtgaaaaattCTGGCAGGGgatccaaacaggcccttatacTACTCCCACACATGATGTCTACAACCAAAAATTGGAATAGTAGCTTTCTTGTCAagataatttgtatttttaaaattttcaattggTTCTGACGAAACAAATCATATATTCTGAAGCTCTGCTCTCACCGTCTGAATAGACAAAATTTctgattgtattttttttttctgaataatGACTGTGCGCCTGAACTTTTTTAAGTCTAAACAGATTAAGTTGATGCATATCTTCTGATGAACTTGACGTATGTCTCCTTGGATATCTGAAATAGTAGGAATGATGCCCAAGAGCCAAGCAAGCCCAGAGCAGGTAGAAACTTACATGAACCAAGAGAGATCAAAGAGGCGTGTGATGCTACAAAAATATTTAGACCATTGCCGCAACTTTCAGGTGAACTGGTTACATCAGATCTTCACATTTCTGTGCTCATACAACAGCTTGAGATGTATCTGCAAGGCACATATAGAAATCCAATTATAATTCCTGTCATATCTTCAGGTTAATGTTGATGTGTACCTCATCGAGAGCGATCATGTTACCAATGCGATCCTCGAACTTATTCCGGTCTTTCATGTACAACAGCTAGTTCTGGGGGTTTCAAAATCCAAATTGCGGTAAGGTTTATATACCTTGCAAGTTCCAATTAACAGAACTACCAAAATAATTTGCTGGCATTTCAGAAATACATTCTGAATTTGTCTGAATGAGCACAGGAAGTTCAAGAGAGGAAACACAATAGCAGGACAGGTTCAGAAGAACGCACCTCTATACTGTGAAGTCAAGATTGTCTGTGATGGCAAGGAGGTTACAACTGTGCCAACTGCTGATCC
The Oryza sativa Japonica Group chromosome 6, ASM3414082v1 DNA segment above includes these coding regions:
- the LOC4340791 gene encoding U-box domain-containing protein 35 isoform 2 (isoform 2 is encoded by transcript variant 2), with amino-acid sequence MAEESREEGGGGGVVEDGDEAGGRPGKDGGSGGAGRGRDGNNGISTWEIEEMEDEAGPASLAPPAAAAAADVYVAVGKGGSSMEALSWALRRLASPRSFVYLVHVFPVVISIPTGFGKITIGSQQSLVGDWPAALLKSRSSSWTSLGGDLSLTEFFKAGIVTSCSSILALLASCRPTLGIFCPIANLAAKKL
- the LOC4340791 gene encoding U-box domain-containing protein 35 isoform 1 (isoform 1 is encoded by transcript variant 1) is translated as MAEESREEGGGGGVVEDGDEAGGRPGKDGGSGGAGRGRDGNNGISTWEIEEMEDEAGPASLAPPAAAAAADVYVAVGKGGSSMEALSWALRRLASPRSFVYLVHVFPVVISIPTGLGMMPKSQASPEQVETYMNQERSKRRVMLQKYLDHCRNFQVNVDVYLIESDHVTNAILELIPVFHVQQLVLGVSKSKLRKFKRGNTIAGQVQKNAPLYCEVKIVCDGKEVTTVPTADPTPPISPSPVNNKSNSISPTPLSPAPDHNNRAVADDDKKETNPNERNKITKYLKCFSF